One stretch of Amycolatopsis sp. NBC_00345 DNA includes these proteins:
- a CDS encoding STAS domain-containing protein, which produces MSLLSVFLDGEVLLTVDGVLDGDTAPAYHRLIEEAFEQEARRVVVDLTRTTAVDAEGSAVLAETAAACVARDTHLIIALPNGVEAEITDPDQVRVLLRSVDPWQDAG; this is translated from the coding sequence ATGAGCCTGCTGAGCGTCTTTCTTGACGGAGAAGTCCTGCTGACCGTGGACGGCGTGCTCGACGGTGACACCGCCCCGGCCTACCACCGCCTCATCGAAGAAGCGTTCGAGCAGGAGGCCCGCCGCGTGGTGGTCGACCTGACCCGGACGACCGCGGTCGACGCCGAAGGTTCCGCGGTGCTGGCCGAGACGGCCGCGGCCTGCGTCGCGCGGGACACGCACCTGATCATCGCACTGCCGAACGGCGTCGAGGCCGAGATCACCGATCCCGACCAGGTGCGGGTGCTGCTGCGCAGCGTCGACCCGTGGCAGGACGCGGGCTGA
- a CDS encoding flavin-containing monooxygenase, translating to MTPPPSHGAPPQYEVLVIGAGFAGICMAIRLSTAGIRDFVILERADDIGGTWRDNRYPGVAVDIPSVTYQFSFAQNGNWRRVFAKGAEVKEYADSLVAEHGLRPHVRLGQDVVSAGFDTDRHCWVIRTAAGDTFTSRFVVSAHGVFGKANTPDIEGVGQFAGRTIHTLHWDQDYAPQGERVAVIGTGASSVQLVPELAREVERLDVYQRTPIWVMPRTDVKLSPRVRKVLDRFAPARWASRGLISTGIELAMWLGVTNYARLPFLTKGIEKLSLRHLRQQVSDPGIRERLKPDYDFGCKRPALSNHYWSSFGKRNVELVTDSIKRVHPHAIETADGTVREIDTLVLATGFKFFEYDSVPGYAVRGEGGVDLRDWWLENRFQAYEGITVPGFPNLFLIPGPHFATSWSWLVMAENQTAHALRCITQARDRGATYVGIRRPAHDRFYRAMLRGHRKSLFTSASCANSNTYYLDRNGEPSIVRPQSSAKVWWRARHFPLDDYEWRRPGTAPH from the coding sequence ATGACCCCACCTCCGAGCCACGGTGCCCCGCCGCAGTACGAGGTCCTCGTCATCGGCGCCGGGTTCGCCGGGATCTGCATGGCCATCCGGCTCAGCACGGCGGGCATCCGCGATTTCGTGATCCTGGAACGCGCCGACGACATCGGCGGCACCTGGCGCGACAACCGGTATCCCGGGGTGGCAGTGGACATCCCGTCCGTGACGTATCAGTTCTCCTTCGCCCAGAACGGGAACTGGCGACGGGTGTTCGCCAAGGGCGCCGAAGTGAAGGAGTACGCCGACAGCCTGGTCGCCGAGCACGGCCTGCGCCCGCACGTCCGGCTCGGCCAGGACGTGGTCTCCGCCGGCTTCGACACCGACCGGCACTGCTGGGTGATCCGGACGGCGGCCGGCGACACGTTCACTTCCCGGTTCGTGGTGTCCGCCCACGGGGTGTTCGGCAAGGCCAACACCCCGGACATCGAGGGCGTCGGCCAGTTCGCCGGCCGGACCATCCACACGCTGCACTGGGATCAGGACTACGCACCCCAGGGCGAGCGGGTCGCGGTGATCGGCACCGGCGCCTCCTCGGTGCAGCTGGTGCCGGAGCTCGCCAGGGAGGTCGAACGGCTGGACGTCTACCAGCGCACGCCCATCTGGGTGATGCCGAGGACCGACGTGAAGCTGTCACCGCGGGTGCGGAAGGTGCTGGACCGGTTCGCCCCGGCGCGCTGGGCGAGCCGGGGGCTGATCAGCACCGGCATCGAGCTGGCGATGTGGCTCGGCGTCACGAACTACGCGCGGCTGCCGTTCCTGACCAAGGGCATCGAGAAGCTGTCGCTGCGGCACCTGCGGCAGCAGGTTTCCGATCCGGGCATCCGGGAACGCCTGAAGCCCGACTACGATTTCGGCTGCAAACGACCGGCGCTGTCCAACCATTACTGGAGTTCGTTCGGGAAGCGAAACGTCGAGCTGGTGACGGACAGCATCAAACGCGTTCACCCGCACGCCATCGAAACCGCGGACGGCACGGTCCGTGAAATCGACACACTCGTGCTGGCGACCGGGTTCAAGTTCTTCGAGTACGACAGCGTCCCCGGCTACGCAGTGCGCGGCGAAGGCGGTGTCGACCTGCGTGACTGGTGGCTGGAGAACCGTTTCCAGGCGTACGAGGGCATCACGGTGCCCGGTTTCCCGAATCTGTTCCTCATTCCCGGCCCGCATTTCGCGACCAGCTGGTCCTGGCTGGTGATGGCCGAAAACCAGACCGCGCACGCGTTGCGCTGCATCACCCAAGCCCGCGATCGCGGCGCGACGTACGTGGGCATCCGCCGGCCCGCGCACGACCGGTTTTACCGGGCGATGCTGCGGGGCCACCGGAAGTCGTTGTTCACCAGTGCTTCCTGCGCGAACTCGAACACCTACTACCTCGATCGCAACGGCGAGCCGTCGATCGTGCGGCCCCAGTCCAGCGCGAAGGTGTGGTGGCGGGCCCGCCACTTCCCGCTGGACGATTACGAATGGCGCCGGCCGGGTACCGCGCCGCACTGA
- a CDS encoding oxidoreductase: MTDTDGRVWLITGCSTGFGRELALAALAAGDRVLATARRPEALDELVELGAGRLRAAALDVTDSAQVQAAVKTALDEFGRIDVVVNNAGHGSVGAVEELSVADLRALMDVMFFGAVEVTKAVLPYLREQGSGVVVQMSSMGGQTAPPGFGAYCAAKFAVEGISESLAAEVAPFGVRVLIVEPGAFRTSFGGGAMHRSRVLDAYAASTGDTRAAINTMDGTQPGDPAKAAAAIVRAVGDPAAPLRLALGADAVESIRAHHEAVAADLAAWEDVSRATAFSGE; encoded by the coding sequence ATGACGGACACCGACGGCCGCGTCTGGCTGATCACCGGCTGCTCGACCGGCTTCGGCCGTGAGCTGGCGCTCGCCGCGCTGGCGGCGGGCGACCGGGTGCTCGCGACCGCGCGCCGCCCGGAGGCGTTGGACGAGCTGGTCGAACTCGGCGCGGGACGGCTGCGCGCGGCGGCGCTGGACGTCACCGACTCCGCACAGGTACAGGCCGCAGTGAAGACCGCTCTGGACGAGTTCGGCCGTATCGACGTGGTGGTGAACAACGCCGGCCACGGCTCGGTCGGCGCCGTCGAGGAGCTGAGCGTCGCCGATCTGCGGGCACTGATGGACGTGATGTTCTTCGGCGCCGTCGAGGTCACCAAGGCGGTGCTGCCGTACCTGCGCGAGCAGGGGAGCGGCGTGGTCGTGCAGATGAGTTCCATGGGCGGGCAGACCGCGCCGCCGGGCTTCGGCGCGTACTGCGCCGCGAAGTTCGCGGTGGAGGGCATCTCGGAGTCGCTGGCGGCGGAGGTCGCGCCGTTCGGGGTACGGGTGCTGATCGTCGAGCCGGGCGCCTTCCGCACGTCCTTCGGCGGCGGCGCGATGCACCGCTCCCGGGTGCTCGACGCCTACGCCGCGTCGACCGGCGACACCCGCGCCGCCATCAACACCATGGACGGCACCCAGCCCGGCGACCCGGCCAAGGCCGCCGCCGCGATCGTCCGCGCGGTCGGCGACCCGGCCGCACCACTACGGCTCGCCCTCGGCGCCGACGCGGTGGAGTCGATCCGCGCCCACCACGAGGCCGTCGCCGCGGACCTCGCCGCGTGGGAGGACGTCAGCCGCGCCACCGCGTTTTCGGGGGAATGA
- a CDS encoding LysR family transcriptional regulator yields the protein MTPELRQLRYFVAVADETSFTRAAAGLHIAQQSLSQQITVLERILGAKLFDRDGRGARLTAAGEVFLPEARAVLDRADEAVATLARAVRGEIGTLRLAFLASTANYLLPPVVRAARERLPGLTLSTAEVPIAELVDGLRAGRFDAAFTRPPLVEDLTGRTLITEQVCAVLPDGHPLADRAGLTLSDLAAEPWVLTPRASWEPWHRKYDADFAAAGFTPRVVQRTATVQGLLGLVAAGVGVTRLARSAHSLRRTGVVFVPLAGDSARAEMVWRPGRRSSALDALADVVTTLAATTDLTGSG from the coding sequence GTGACCCCGGAGCTTCGGCAGTTGCGGTACTTCGTCGCCGTCGCCGACGAAACGAGCTTTACGCGCGCCGCGGCCGGGCTGCACATCGCGCAGCAGTCGCTTTCGCAGCAGATCACGGTCCTGGAGCGGATCCTCGGCGCGAAGCTGTTCGACCGCGACGGCCGGGGCGCGCGGCTCACGGCCGCCGGGGAGGTGTTCCTGCCCGAGGCCCGCGCCGTGCTGGACCGGGCCGACGAGGCGGTCGCGACGCTCGCGCGCGCCGTACGGGGCGAGATCGGCACGCTGCGGCTGGCTTTCCTGGCCTCCACGGCGAACTACCTGCTGCCACCGGTCGTCCGGGCGGCGCGCGAACGGCTCCCCGGGCTCACGCTCAGCACGGCGGAGGTGCCGATCGCGGAGCTCGTCGACGGCCTGCGCGCCGGCCGCTTCGACGCCGCCTTCACCCGTCCGCCACTGGTCGAAGACCTGACCGGACGGACGCTGATCACCGAGCAGGTGTGCGCGGTGCTGCCGGACGGGCACCCGCTCGCGGACCGGGCCGGGCTCACGCTGTCGGACCTCGCCGCCGAGCCGTGGGTGCTGACGCCGCGCGCGAGCTGGGAGCCGTGGCACCGCAAGTACGACGCCGACTTCGCGGCCGCCGGCTTCACCCCGCGGGTCGTGCAGCGCACCGCCACCGTGCAGGGGCTGCTCGGGCTGGTCGCCGCGGGGGTGGGCGTCACACGGCTGGCGCGCTCGGCCCACAGCCTGCGCCGCACCGGTGTGGTTTTCGTGCCGCTCGCCGGGGACTCCGCCCGCGCCGAAATGGTGTGGCGGCCCGGCCGCCGGTCGTCCGCGCTGGACGCCCTCGCCGACGTCGTGACCACGCTGGCCGCCACCACCGATCTCACCGGATCCGGCTGA
- a CDS encoding oxidoreductase yields the protein MPNDNDKTQVWLITGCSKGLGRALALHALERGDRVAVTARDRAAVAELAAGYGDRALPLALDVTDPGSVTEAVQECERAFGRIDVLVNNAGYGYLAAIEEGEDTAVRALYDTNVHGVVTVLKAVLPGMRARRSGRVVNISSFGGLAAFAATGYYHATKFALEGLSESLAAELAPLGIAVTIAEPGGLRTQWAGESMQQSPVRLDDYEQTAGKRRDSTLAVSGSQPGDPARAAAAIAATVDAEVPPLRLLLGSDALAGARARLERLRGEIEANEALTVSVDLVRK from the coding sequence ATGCCGAACGACAACGACAAAACGCAGGTATGGCTGATCACCGGATGCTCCAAGGGCCTGGGCCGCGCACTGGCGCTGCACGCCCTGGAGCGAGGTGACCGGGTGGCGGTCACGGCCCGGGACCGCGCGGCCGTGGCCGAGCTCGCCGCCGGGTACGGCGATCGCGCGCTGCCGCTGGCGCTGGATGTCACCGACCCCGGGTCGGTGACCGAGGCGGTCCAGGAGTGCGAGCGGGCCTTCGGACGCATCGACGTCCTGGTCAACAACGCCGGGTACGGCTACCTCGCCGCGATCGAAGAGGGCGAGGACACCGCTGTCCGCGCGCTGTACGACACCAATGTGCACGGCGTGGTGACGGTCCTCAAGGCCGTGCTGCCCGGTATGCGGGCGCGCCGCTCGGGGCGCGTCGTCAACATCTCCTCCTTCGGCGGCCTGGCCGCCTTCGCCGCGACCGGTTACTACCACGCCACGAAGTTCGCGTTGGAGGGCCTTTCCGAGTCACTGGCCGCGGAGCTCGCGCCGCTGGGGATCGCCGTGACGATCGCCGAGCCGGGTGGCCTGCGCACCCAGTGGGCGGGGGAATCCATGCAGCAGTCGCCGGTACGGCTGGACGACTACGAGCAGACCGCCGGCAAGCGCCGTGACTCCACGCTGGCCGTCTCCGGCAGCCAGCCCGGTGACCCGGCCCGCGCCGCCGCGGCCATCGCCGCGACCGTGGACGCCGAAGTACCACCGCTGCGTCTGCTCCTCGGTTCCGACGCGCTCGCCGGGGCCCGCGCCCGGCTGGAACGGCTGCGCGGCGAGATCGAGGCGAACGAGGCGCTGACCGTGAGCGTGGACCTGGTGCGGAAGTAA
- a CDS encoding S53 family peptidase, which produces MSPSRAKTLLRALAAAVLAAAAVVPLSLVTATSAEAAPLLRGGLVNFGCAASGHLHCLGKAVKSPDGAGPLLTSTPVGYGPAEIQAAYNLGGLHGDGRTVAIVDAMDAPTAEADLAQFRTARGLSPCTTANGCFKKVNQDGAASPLPAGDYGWAEEISLDLDAVSSTCPDCHILLVEANSADTDPLMTAVDTAAATPGVVAISNSYGGTEDPTITAADAHLNHPGIAVTASSGDSGYGVSWPASSPYVTAVGGTTLSKAAGTTRGWSETTWSGSGSGCSTIEPKPAWQHDTGCAKRTVADVAAVADPNTGLGVYDTYNSCGSSALCDLLLSLGLAQGADGWVQVGGTSLSSPVIASVYALAGNSVTAGSAPYAHPDGLYDVTSGNNGSCSGSYLCTAGAGYDGPTGLGSPHGTAAF; this is translated from the coding sequence ATGTCACCCTCTCGCGCCAAAACCCTGCTCCGTGCGCTCGCGGCGGCCGTGCTGGCCGCGGCCGCCGTCGTCCCGCTCTCCCTGGTCACCGCGACGAGCGCCGAGGCGGCCCCGCTCCTGCGCGGCGGCCTGGTGAACTTCGGCTGCGCGGCTTCCGGGCACCTGCACTGCCTCGGCAAGGCGGTCAAGTCGCCCGACGGCGCCGGCCCGCTGCTCACGTCGACGCCCGTCGGCTACGGACCGGCCGAGATCCAGGCCGCGTACAACCTCGGCGGGCTGCACGGGGACGGCCGCACCGTCGCGATCGTCGACGCGATGGACGCGCCGACCGCCGAGGCCGACCTCGCGCAGTTCCGGACCGCGCGCGGGCTTTCGCCGTGCACCACGGCGAACGGCTGCTTCAAGAAGGTGAACCAGGACGGCGCGGCGAGCCCGCTGCCCGCCGGGGACTACGGCTGGGCCGAGGAGATCAGCCTCGACCTCGACGCGGTGTCGTCGACCTGCCCGGACTGCCACATCCTGCTCGTCGAGGCGAATTCGGCGGACACCGACCCGCTGATGACGGCCGTCGACACCGCCGCCGCGACCCCGGGCGTCGTGGCCATCTCCAACAGCTACGGCGGCACCGAGGACCCGACCATCACCGCCGCCGACGCGCACCTGAACCACCCGGGCATCGCCGTCACCGCGTCGTCGGGCGACTCCGGCTACGGCGTCAGCTGGCCGGCGTCCTCGCCGTACGTCACCGCGGTCGGCGGCACCACGCTGAGCAAGGCGGCGGGCACCACCCGCGGCTGGTCGGAAACGACGTGGTCGGGCAGCGGCAGCGGCTGCTCCACGATCGAGCCGAAACCCGCGTGGCAGCACGACACCGGCTGCGCGAAGCGGACCGTCGCGGACGTCGCCGCGGTGGCCGACCCGAACACCGGGCTGGGCGTCTACGACACGTACAACAGTTGCGGCAGCTCGGCTTTGTGCGACCTGCTGCTCTCGCTCGGCCTCGCGCAGGGCGCGGACGGCTGGGTGCAGGTCGGCGGCACCAGCCTGTCGTCACCGGTGATCGCGAGCGTCTACGCGCTGGCCGGGAACTCCGTCACCGCGGGGTCCGCCCCGTACGCGCACCCCGACGGCCTGTACGACGTGACCTCCGGCAACAACGGCAGCTGCAGCGGCTCGTACCTGTGCACCGCGGGCGCCGGCTACGACGGGCCGACCGGGCTCGGCAGCCCGCACGGCACGGCAGCGTTCTGA
- a CDS encoding helix-turn-helix domain-containing protein, producing the protein MASDDNQLGSFLRSRREKVDAASAGVVDNTRRRVKGLRREELALLAGLSPSYYTRLEQGRDRRPSREILQALAGVLRLDDTERSYLWSLAIPSLAPAENDREPARTVRPGVLQLLERWADLPAFIVGPSRDVLAGTALAARVNPAWSPGHNLIEFTFLDPQARTVYPEWEEIALQAVAGLRATAAARRGELDGFVAGMRERSETFRALWDSHDVYERTMGEKQLLVDGVGIVGLKFETFALTGPEGHVLYVYFPQPGSPADEALRDLA; encoded by the coding sequence ATGGCCAGTGACGACAACCAGCTCGGTTCCTTCCTGCGCAGCCGCCGGGAGAAGGTCGACGCCGCCTCCGCCGGGGTCGTCGACAACACGCGACGGCGGGTGAAGGGGCTGCGCCGCGAGGAGCTGGCGCTGCTCGCCGGGCTCAGTCCCTCCTACTACACCCGGCTCGAACAGGGCCGCGACCGGCGTCCCTCCCGCGAGATCCTGCAGGCGCTGGCCGGGGTGCTGCGCCTCGACGACACCGAGCGGTCCTACCTGTGGTCCCTGGCGATCCCGTCGCTGGCACCGGCGGAAAACGACCGGGAGCCCGCCCGCACCGTGCGGCCCGGGGTGCTGCAGCTGCTGGAGCGGTGGGCCGACCTGCCCGCGTTCATCGTCGGCCCCAGCCGCGACGTCCTGGCCGGCACCGCGCTCGCGGCCCGGGTCAACCCCGCCTGGAGCCCGGGCCACAACCTGATCGAGTTCACCTTCCTCGATCCCCAGGCCCGCACGGTTTATCCCGAGTGGGAGGAGATCGCCCTCCAGGCGGTCGCCGGCCTGCGCGCCACCGCCGCCGCGCGCCGCGGGGAACTCGACGGCTTCGTGGCGGGCATGCGCGAGCGCAGCGAAACGTTCCGGGCGCTCTGGGACTCCCACGACGTGTACGAGCGCACGATGGGCGAGAAACAACTGCTCGTCGACGGCGTCGGCATCGTCGGTCTCAAGTTCGAGACCTTCGCGCTCACCGGACCCGAGGGCCACGTCCTGTACGTGTACTTCCCCCAGCCCGGCAGCCCCGCGGACGAAGCACTGCGCGATCTGGCCTGA
- a CDS encoding glycoside hydrolase family 16 protein, with protein sequence MHRRGSARRTTKRLSILLTTLAFPLATAMAGAPAQAAETWTTVFQDNFDGSAGTGLNAQDWLYDKGTSYPGGAANWGTGEIETATDSTGNVYHDGSGHLVIKPLRDGAGNWTSGRIETQRTDFGAPAGGQMEMSATLQQPNPASGLGYWPAFWAMGADARPVGATNWPSIGEIDIMEDVNALSKHSTTFHCGQWAGECHDPDGITSDLQDCAGCQTGYHTYSVVVDRRDAAAEELRFSLDGVQTYSVKQNQVSDATWKAAVDHGFFAIFDVAIGGSYPNKVCGCTSPSADITPGAGMSIDSFTVKTSTS encoded by the coding sequence ATGCATCGACGCGGCTCGGCGCGCAGGACCACCAAGCGTCTCTCCATCCTCCTGACCACGTTGGCCTTCCCGCTCGCCACGGCGATGGCGGGCGCCCCGGCCCAGGCGGCCGAAACCTGGACGACGGTCTTCCAGGACAACTTCGACGGGTCGGCCGGGACCGGGCTGAACGCGCAGGACTGGCTCTACGACAAGGGGACGAGCTACCCCGGCGGCGCCGCGAACTGGGGCACCGGTGAGATCGAGACGGCCACCGACTCCACCGGCAACGTCTACCACGACGGCAGCGGCCACCTGGTCATCAAGCCGCTGCGCGACGGTGCGGGCAACTGGACGTCCGGCCGGATCGAGACCCAGCGCACCGACTTCGGCGCGCCCGCCGGCGGCCAGATGGAGATGAGCGCGACCCTGCAGCAGCCCAACCCGGCGAGCGGCCTCGGCTACTGGCCCGCGTTCTGGGCGATGGGCGCCGACGCGCGCCCGGTCGGCGCCACGAACTGGCCCAGCATCGGCGAGATCGACATCATGGAGGACGTCAACGCGCTGAGCAAGCACTCCACCACGTTCCACTGTGGACAGTGGGCGGGCGAGTGCCACGACCCGGACGGCATCACCAGCGACCTGCAGGACTGCGCCGGCTGCCAGACCGGCTACCACACCTACTCGGTGGTCGTCGACCGCCGCGACGCCGCCGCCGAGGAGCTGCGCTTCTCCCTCGACGGCGTGCAGACCTACTCGGTCAAGCAGAACCAGGTCTCCGACGCCACCTGGAAGGCCGCGGTCGACCACGGCTTCTTCGCCATCTTCGACGTCGCCATCGGCGGCTCGTACCCGAACAAGGTCTGCGGCTGCACCTCGCCCTCGGCCGACATCACCCCGGGCGCGGGGATGAGCATCGACTCGTTCACCGTCAAGACCAGCACCAGCTGA
- a CDS encoding chitobiase/beta-hexosaminidase C-terminal domain-containing protein, whose amino-acid sequence MNRTFVLSRRPRRGPLAAVALAAAGLLAGAGLVAPAASAAADYTQSATQLSSSQAQISFTPATASLYVDVHYSGVPGAGQQNVRMTNGSGTWRYTVSGLSTGTVLDYWFTYEKSGPQYDTPHFSYTQGGATGTAAAPAFSPAGGNYAGAQTVTLTTATSGASIRYTTDGSTPTASSALYSAPISVPTSRTISAIAVKSGSANSPVTSATYTIGAQAGCTTQPNVPDFGPNVRIFDPGMSAATIQSQLDADFNAQKDTLTAQFADRRVAHLFKPGTYNVHDNVGFYTSVAGLGQNPDDVQINGDITVDAFNASDQGVALQNFWRSAENMAVTPSSGNDRWAVAQAAPFRRMDVRGGLQLYPASYGYASGGYIADTRVSGQTASISQQQWYTRDSALGSWDGGVWNMVFSGTTGAPANTFPNPPETTLATTPVSRDVPYLYVDGGGNYRVFLPSLRTNASGPSWAGGSTPGSSLPMSQFYVVKAGDTASTINSALASGCNLFFTPGIYHLNQTLNVTRADTVVLGVGYPTLVPDNGVNAMQVADVDGVRVKGLLFDAGTTNSQALLTVGAAGSTGNHAANPATLQDVFFRIGGQIAGKATNSLVVNSNNTIIDHTWAWRADHGNGGTVGWTTNTADTGVLVNGNNVLATGLFVEHYQKYQVIWNGQGGKTIFFQNEMPYDVPDQASWNAPSGVAGYAAYKVGANVTSHEAWGLGSYCFFDTNPAVSSYHAFEVPNNSGVRFHSLLTVSLNYRGTITHVINDAGGTTPSGTVPVDVVSYP is encoded by the coding sequence GTGAACCGGACCTTTGTGTTGTCTCGAAGACCTCGGCGAGGTCCCCTCGCCGCCGTCGCGCTCGCCGCGGCGGGCCTGCTGGCCGGGGCGGGACTCGTCGCCCCCGCCGCCTCGGCCGCGGCCGACTACACCCAGAGCGCGACCCAGCTCAGCAGCAGCCAGGCGCAGATCTCCTTCACCCCGGCCACCGCGTCGCTCTACGTCGACGTGCACTACTCCGGCGTCCCCGGGGCCGGCCAGCAGAACGTCCGGATGACCAACGGCTCCGGCACCTGGCGCTACACCGTCAGCGGCCTGAGCACCGGCACCGTGCTGGACTACTGGTTCACCTACGAAAAGAGCGGGCCGCAGTACGACACCCCGCACTTCAGCTACACCCAGGGCGGCGCGACCGGAACGGCCGCCGCACCCGCCTTCAGCCCCGCGGGCGGCAACTACGCCGGCGCCCAGACGGTGACCCTCACGACGGCGACGTCCGGCGCGAGCATCCGGTACACCACCGACGGCTCGACCCCCACGGCGTCGTCGGCTTTGTACAGCGCCCCGATCAGCGTGCCGACCTCGCGCACGATCTCCGCGATCGCGGTCAAGTCCGGCTCGGCGAACTCCCCCGTCACCAGCGCGACCTACACGATCGGCGCGCAGGCGGGCTGCACCACGCAGCCGAACGTGCCGGACTTCGGGCCGAATGTGCGGATCTTCGACCCGGGCATGTCCGCCGCGACCATCCAGTCGCAGCTCGACGCCGACTTCAACGCCCAGAAGGACACGCTCACCGCGCAGTTCGCCGACCGGCGGGTCGCGCACCTGTTCAAGCCGGGCACCTACAACGTGCACGACAACGTCGGCTTCTACACCTCCGTCGCCGGCCTCGGGCAGAACCCGGACGACGTGCAGATCAACGGTGACATCACCGTGGACGCGTTCAACGCCTCCGACCAGGGCGTCGCGCTGCAGAACTTCTGGCGCTCCGCGGAGAACATGGCGGTCACGCCCAGCAGCGGCAACGACCGGTGGGCGGTGGCGCAGGCCGCGCCGTTCCGCCGGATGGACGTGCGCGGCGGGCTGCAGCTGTACCCGGCGAGTTACGGCTACGCCAGCGGCGGCTACATCGCCGACACCCGCGTGTCCGGCCAGACCGCGTCGATTTCGCAGCAGCAGTGGTACACCCGCGACTCCGCGCTCGGCAGCTGGGACGGCGGCGTCTGGAACATGGTCTTCTCCGGCACCACAGGCGCCCCGGCGAACACCTTCCCCAACCCGCCGGAGACGACGCTCGCGACCACGCCGGTCTCGCGCGACGTGCCGTACCTCTACGTCGACGGCGGTGGCAACTACCGCGTTTTCCTGCCTTCGCTGCGCACCAACGCATCCGGGCCGAGCTGGGCCGGCGGCAGCACACCGGGCTCGTCGCTGCCGATGAGCCAGTTCTACGTGGTCAAGGCGGGCGACACCGCCTCGACGATCAACAGCGCGCTCGCTTCGGGCTGCAACCTGTTCTTCACCCCGGGCATCTACCACCTGAACCAGACGCTCAACGTCACCCGGGCCGACACGGTGGTGCTCGGGGTCGGTTACCCGACGCTGGTGCCGGACAACGGCGTCAACGCCATGCAGGTCGCCGACGTCGACGGGGTCCGGGTCAAGGGCCTGCTGTTCGACGCCGGCACCACGAACTCGCAGGCGCTGCTGACCGTGGGCGCGGCCGGGTCCACCGGCAACCACGCGGCGAACCCGGCCACCCTGCAGGACGTGTTCTTCCGGATCGGCGGCCAGATCGCCGGCAAGGCCACGAACAGCCTCGTCGTGAACAGCAACAACACGATCATCGACCACACCTGGGCCTGGCGCGCCGACCACGGCAACGGCGGCACCGTCGGCTGGACCACCAACACCGCCGACACCGGCGTGCTCGTCAACGGCAACAACGTGCTCGCCACGGGCCTGTTCGTCGAGCACTACCAGAAGTACCAGGTGATCTGGAACGGCCAGGGCGGGAAGACGATCTTCTTCCAGAACGAGATGCCCTACGACGTGCCGGACCAGGCGTCGTGGAACGCGCCATCGGGCGTCGCCGGGTACGCCGCGTACAAGGTGGGCGCGAACGTGACCTCGCACGAGGCCTGGGGGTTGGGGAGCTACTGCTTCTTCGACACCAACCCCGCGGTCTCCAGTTACCACGCGTTCGAGGTGCCGAACAACTCCGGCGTGCGGTTCCACAGCCTGCTCACGGTGTCGCTGAACTACCGGGGCACGATCACCCATGTGATCAACGACGCGGGCGGGACCACCCCATCGGGGACGGTCCCGGTCGACGTGGTGAGCTACCCGTAG
- a CDS encoding AurF N-oxygenase family protein produces the protein MVRTDRETTAHRLLKASANLSYDPHVDIDWEAPLVDGSFFIPERTVSLYGTALWDRMSHEQRVELSRQELINSVSVGIWFEIILMQMLLRMSYNTDPTTAHVRYALTEIADECRHSTMFSMLIEKVGGRPYRNPRPLQLTAQALPLILRGPSMWVATLIGEEVFDALQREHLKDETVQPLVRAVMRIHVTEEARHVRYAREDLLRLLENSPWPVREFTRDVVAVGALMLARILARPRQYARAGLPDPKQAADLAWANPQRRETLAAGASRLVRFLEEADLIGGPSKKLWRDSGLLA, from the coding sequence ATGGTGCGAACCGATCGGGAGACCACCGCGCACAGGCTCCTGAAGGCCAGTGCGAACCTGTCCTACGACCCCCACGTCGACATCGACTGGGAAGCCCCGCTGGTCGACGGCAGTTTTTTCATCCCGGAGCGCACCGTTTCGCTGTACGGCACCGCGCTGTGGGACCGGATGAGCCACGAGCAGCGGGTGGAGCTCTCGCGCCAGGAGCTGATCAACTCCGTCAGCGTCGGGATCTGGTTCGAGATCATCCTCATGCAGATGCTGCTGCGGATGTCGTACAACACCGACCCGACCACCGCCCACGTGCGGTACGCGCTGACCGAGATCGCGGACGAATGCCGCCACTCGACGATGTTCTCCATGCTGATCGAGAAGGTCGGCGGCCGGCCGTACCGCAACCCGAGGCCGTTGCAGCTCACCGCCCAGGCCCTGCCGCTGATCCTGCGCGGCCCGTCGATGTGGGTCGCGACGCTGATCGGCGAGGAGGTGTTCGACGCGCTCCAGCGTGAGCACCTGAAGGACGAAACCGTGCAGCCGCTGGTCCGTGCGGTGATGCGGATCCACGTCACCGAGGAAGCCCGGCACGTCCGCTACGCCCGCGAAGACCTGCTGCGCCTGCTGGAGAATTCCCCTTGGCCCGTCCGGGAATTCACCCGGGACGTCGTGGCGGTCGGCGCCCTGATGCTGGCGCGGATCCTGGCCCGGCCCAGGCAGTACGCCCGAGCCGGGTTGCCCGACCCGAAGCAGGCCGCGGACCTCGCCTGGGCCAACCCCCAACGCCGCGAAACGCTCGCGGCGGGTGCCTCCAGGCTCGTGCGTTTCCTCGAAGAAGCCGACCTCATCGGAGGTCCGAGCAAGAAGCTGTGGCGCGACTCCGGGCTGCTGGCTTGA